One segment of Desulfosudis oleivorans Hxd3 DNA contains the following:
- a CDS encoding TetR/AcrR family transcriptional regulator, with amino-acid sequence MPSELTMSGTLPSADGRKDRSRRSKTAIAMALMELIAAGRTAPTAKQIAEQAGVSPRLVFHHFPDMASIYNMMLALQFERLAPLLEIDIPREAPFDKRLAGFVDHRTTLLEFISPTRRAVLSSGLWNAVTDGLGLCRRIKEEQAGRIFGPELANHEADESARRLAGLKTAGSWLTWHTLRDIQGLSADAAGRVMAHMIRSILLFAP; translated from the coding sequence ATGCCTTCTGAATTGACCATGTCAGGCACACTCCCTTCCGCTGACGGCCGAAAAGACCGGTCCCGGCGCTCTAAAACCGCCATTGCCATGGCCCTGATGGAGCTGATCGCCGCCGGCCGCACCGCACCCACGGCAAAGCAGATCGCCGAACAGGCAGGGGTCTCCCCCCGGCTGGTCTTCCACCACTTTCCGGACATGGCGTCCATATATAATATGATGCTGGCCCTTCAGTTTGAGCGGTTGGCCCCCCTGCTGGAGATCGACATTCCGCGGGAAGCGCCTTTTGACAAACGGCTGGCCGGGTTTGTAGACCACCGCACCACCCTGCTGGAGTTTATCTCCCCCACCCGCCGGGCCGTTCTCTCAAGCGGGCTGTGGAATGCCGTGACCGACGGCCTTGGTCTGTGCCGCCGGATCAAAGAGGAGCAGGCGGGACGGATATTCGGCCCTGAACTGGCAAACCATGAGGCCGACGAATCGGCCCGGCGGCTGGCGGGCCTGAAAACAGCCGGTTCATGGCTCACATGGCATACCCTGCGCGATATTCAGGGGCTTTCCGCTGATGCGGCCGGCCGTGTCATGGCCCACATGATCCGGTCGATACTGCTGTTTGCGCCTTAA
- the qrcB gene encoding menaquinone reductase molybdopterin-binding-like subunit QrcB: MKIDRRSFLTLLAGGAVGTALSPMTIKLTDDISIWSQNFRGTPIEVPVPERGPASYVDSVCTLCPGGCGISVRKIGDRAVKIEGKAGHPVNNDGVCALGLSGLQLLYGPWRVTGPKKKENGRWKKISWDRALSEIAEKLNELREAGKADAIAGISRTGRGTVARLMQRLLAAAGSPHFLPVPTNENAYSDAVARMFGKPGTVGFDFENSGYVLSFAAGLLDGWGSPVHMFSAHSQWKTNGVKMVQVESRLSSTAAKADQWVAVKPGTEADLALGLAHVILRDNLNAGAAANSRAFDSFAALVKKDYTPARVAAATGIKESVIVALAKEFAAASHPVAVCGRGDGQTPCDSREVMAVTALNALVGSVNRQGGMIIGPEPDYIQWARPVLDDTAQKGLAKGPKTLADLLAGKTPDVQALFVLEANPAYTLHDTTKVKAALEAVPLVVSLSSFMDETSALADYILPLPTCLERTEDVVVTAGLKTPMIGLTQPVVEPRLDTRHPGDVILDLAKAMGGTVAESFAWSDYQDCLEKTFGLVYGKLATEGYLQKSVLETLIDTAVAVGRADFAPVVEADKKVRQNTPALVLAAYDAMRVAGGAIATPPYAMKIVPDTILKKNDLYVEINPETAQKAGLADGKAAVVETPAGTAQVRVRVTHEVAPGMVAMPRGFGHTAYDDYVSGKGVNVNDLIGPVPDPVSGLDTAWGAPAKLIKA; encoded by the coding sequence ATGAAAATAGACAGAAGAAGCTTTTTGACATTGCTGGCCGGCGGCGCCGTGGGCACGGCCCTGTCGCCCATGACGATCAAGCTTACGGACGACATCTCCATCTGGAGCCAGAATTTCCGGGGCACCCCCATTGAGGTGCCGGTTCCGGAAAGGGGCCCGGCCTCATATGTGGATTCGGTATGCACCCTGTGCCCCGGCGGCTGCGGCATCTCGGTGCGCAAGATCGGGGACCGGGCGGTAAAAATTGAGGGGAAAGCCGGCCATCCGGTCAATAACGACGGTGTCTGCGCCCTGGGCCTCTCCGGTCTTCAGCTCCTCTACGGCCCCTGGCGGGTGACCGGACCGAAGAAAAAAGAAAACGGCAGATGGAAAAAGATATCCTGGGACCGGGCACTTTCGGAAATCGCCGAAAAGCTCAACGAACTGCGCGAAGCGGGCAAGGCCGACGCCATTGCCGGCATCTCCCGCACCGGCCGCGGCACCGTGGCCCGGCTGATGCAGCGGCTGCTGGCCGCCGCGGGTTCTCCCCATTTTCTACCGGTTCCCACCAATGAAAACGCTTACAGCGATGCGGTTGCCCGCATGTTCGGCAAACCCGGAACCGTGGGGTTTGATTTTGAAAACAGCGGCTACGTGCTGAGCTTTGCCGCCGGTCTGCTGGACGGCTGGGGCTCGCCGGTCCACATGTTTTCGGCCCACAGCCAGTGGAAAACCAACGGTGTCAAAATGGTCCAGGTGGAATCCCGGCTCTCTTCCACGGCGGCCAAGGCTGATCAGTGGGTGGCCGTCAAACCGGGTACCGAGGCCGATCTGGCCCTGGGCCTGGCCCACGTGATTCTTCGCGACAACCTGAACGCCGGGGCCGCCGCCAACAGCCGCGCCTTTGACAGCTTCGCGGCCCTTGTGAAAAAAGACTATACCCCGGCCCGGGTGGCGGCTGCCACCGGCATCAAAGAATCGGTTATCGTGGCCCTGGCAAAAGAATTTGCCGCCGCCTCCCACCCCGTGGCGGTCTGCGGCCGGGGCGACGGACAGACCCCCTGCGACAGCCGGGAAGTCATGGCCGTTACCGCGCTCAACGCCCTTGTGGGCAGCGTCAACCGCCAGGGCGGCATGATCATCGGACCGGAGCCGGACTATATTCAGTGGGCCAGGCCCGTGCTGGACGATACGGCCCAAAAAGGCCTGGCAAAGGGCCCCAAAACACTCGCCGACCTGCTGGCAGGCAAAACCCCCGACGTCCAGGCCCTGTTTGTGCTGGAGGCCAACCCGGCCTATACCCTGCATGACACCACAAAAGTAAAAGCGGCCCTGGAGGCCGTGCCCCTGGTGGTGAGCCTCTCTTCCTTCATGGACGAAACATCAGCCCTGGCCGACTACATTCTGCCCCTGCCCACCTGCCTGGAACGCACCGAGGACGTGGTGGTCACGGCCGGGCTCAAAACCCCGATGATCGGCCTGACCCAGCCGGTGGTGGAGCCCCGGCTCGACACCCGCCATCCCGGCGACGTGATCCTCGACCTGGCAAAGGCCATGGGCGGAACGGTTGCCGAGTCCTTTGCCTGGAGCGACTATCAGGACTGTCTGGAAAAGACCTTCGGCCTGGTTTACGGCAAGCTTGCCACGGAAGGGTATCTTCAGAAATCGGTACTGGAAACATTAATCGACACCGCCGTGGCCGTGGGCAGGGCCGACTTTGCCCCGGTGGTGGAGGCGGACAAAAAAGTGCGGCAGAACACCCCGGCCCTGGTGCTGGCGGCTTACGACGCCATGCGCGTTGCCGGCGGAGCCATTGCCACACCGCCCTATGCCATGAAAATTGTTCCCGACACCATTTTAAAGAAAAACGATCTTTACGTTGAGATAAATCCGGAAACCGCCCAAAAGGCCGGTCTTGCCGACGGCAAGGCCGCCGTGGTGGAAACACCGGCGGGCACGGCTCAGGTCCGGGTCCGGGTCACCCACGAGGTGGCGCCGGGCATGGTGGCCATGCCCAGGGGCTTCGGCCACACCGCCTATGACGACTACGTCAGCGGCAAAGGCGTCAACGTCAATGACCTGATCGGCCCGGTACCGGACCCGGTTTCCGGCCTTGACACGGCATGGGGCGCTCCGGCGAAACTTATAAAAGCATAA
- a CDS encoding epoxyqueuosine reductase, giving the protein MLQQEEIIKKARELGFADIGFTTADPFEEHRRMLLERQEEYGWAEQVGLDLLKGTDPDAILPGAKSIIVLIENYFSHAYPRSMEGIFGRCYLDDDRVTKDGLVPRIKAFRAFLREDGINTKVPFNLPHRVAAARAGLGDFGRNCLFYAHNAVRGGSWTLPIAVVVDREFTPGTPTLGIGCPDWCKNVCIAACPTGALKGSGRIDPRKCISFLSYFGDGITPLKMREPMGMFVYGCDRCQNVCPRNQPWLAQALPVNERAAAKAENFDLRALLHMDTAYFESSVWPHMFYMSSADIWRWKMNVARAMGNSRDQGFVPDLARAFEENEDPRVKGMAAWALGHIGGDQAKTALEKFSETTLAGPVAEEVRLAMDACA; this is encoded by the coding sequence ATGTTACAACAGGAAGAGATCATCAAAAAAGCGCGGGAACTGGGGTTTGCCGACATCGGTTTTACCACGGCCGACCCTTTTGAGGAGCACCGACGAATGCTGCTGGAACGGCAGGAGGAGTACGGATGGGCCGAGCAGGTAGGCCTTGACCTGCTGAAAGGCACTGATCCCGACGCCATCCTGCCGGGGGCAAAAAGCATCATCGTTCTGATCGAAAACTATTTTTCCCACGCCTATCCCCGTTCCATGGAGGGCATTTTCGGCCGGTGCTACCTGGATGACGACCGGGTCACAAAAGACGGCCTGGTGCCGCGGATAAAGGCCTTCCGCGCCTTTCTGCGGGAGGACGGCATCAACACCAAGGTGCCCTTTAACCTGCCCCACCGGGTGGCCGCGGCCCGGGCCGGACTGGGCGATTTCGGCAGGAACTGCCTCTTTTACGCTCACAATGCCGTGCGCGGCGGCTCCTGGACCCTGCCCATCGCCGTGGTGGTGGATCGAGAATTTACGCCGGGCACGCCCACCCTGGGCATCGGATGCCCGGACTGGTGCAAGAACGTCTGTATTGCCGCCTGCCCCACCGGCGCGCTCAAGGGCAGTGGCAGAATCGATCCCCGCAAATGCATCTCATTTCTCTCCTATTTCGGCGACGGCATCACGCCCCTCAAAATGAGGGAACCCATGGGTATGTTTGTCTACGGGTGCGACCGGTGCCAGAATGTCTGCCCCCGCAACCAGCCCTGGCTGGCCCAGGCGCTGCCGGTAAACGAACGGGCCGCGGCCAAGGCGGAAAACTTCGACCTGCGGGCCCTGCTGCACATGGACACCGCTTATTTTGAAAGCAGTGTATGGCCCCACATGTTCTACATGTCATCCGCCGACATCTGGCGATGGAAGATGAACGTGGCCCGGGCCATGGGCAACAGCCGGGACCAGGGCTTTGTTCCGGACCTGGCACGGGCGTTTGAAGAAAACGAGGACCCCCGCGTCAAGGGAATGGCGGCCTGGGCACTGGGCCACATCGGCGGCGATCAGGCCAAAACGGCCCTGGAAAAGTTTTCCGAAACAACACTTGCCGGTCCCGTGGCCGAAGAGGTTCGTCTGGCAATGGATGCCTGCGCCTGA
- the qrcA gene encoding menaquinone reductase multiheme cytochrome c subunit QrcA, whose product MSAQDKSTHPSVDGGNQESPKDKGGLAMLIAFIIGLVGSLVVGWVVFPALLYSEKEQPFQFNHALHLDELGDCEACHFFREDGTFAGIPTLNACLDCHSYAIGDTEAELTFVEQYVDQNKEVPWLIYSRQPDCVFFSHAAHVRKAGMDCITCHGYLGVSESLPVYQENRITGYSRDIWGYDITGSSLFKKNVWESMKMDDCARCHEEETGSKGACFQCHK is encoded by the coding sequence ATGAGCGCACAAGACAAATCGACGCATCCTTCTGTTGACGGCGGCAATCAGGAAAGCCCCAAAGACAAGGGCGGCCTTGCCATGCTGATCGCCTTTATCATCGGCCTTGTCGGCTCCCTGGTTGTGGGCTGGGTGGTCTTTCCGGCGCTGCTCTACTCTGAAAAAGAGCAGCCCTTTCAGTTCAATCACGCCCTTCACCTGGATGAACTGGGGGACTGCGAAGCCTGCCACTTCTTCCGTGAAGACGGCACCTTTGCCGGCATCCCCACCCTCAACGCGTGTCTCGACTGCCACAGCTACGCCATCGGCGATACCGAGGCGGAGCTGACCTTTGTCGAACAGTACGTGGACCAGAACAAAGAGGTCCCCTGGCTGATCTATTCCCGGCAGCCCGATTGTGTTTTCTTCTCCCACGCGGCCCATGTTCGAAAGGCCGGTATGGATTGTATTACCTGCCATGGTTATCTCGGTGTATCGGAAAGCCTGCCCGTCTACCAGGAAAACCGGATCACCGGCTACAGCCGGGACATCTGGGGATACGACATCACCGGCTCAAGCCTGTTCAAAAAGAACGTATGGGAAAGCATGAAGATGGACGACTGCGCCCGGTGCCACGAGGAGGAAACCGGCAGCAAGGGCGCCTGTTTCCAGTGCCACAAATAA
- the murA gene encoding UDP-N-acetylglucosamine 1-carboxyvinyltransferase, whose translation MDRIIVEGGRRLTGTVEISGAKNAALPILASSLLTNGTCTYTNVPDLRDIQSIKELLTHLGAKIECQGTTVQVDASGVNNHEAPYELVRKMRASILVLCPLVARLGRARVSLPGGCAIGERPIDFHLKGLEAMGADIALEHGYVNASAPKLTGGSIYFDVPSVTGTENLLMAAALADGTTRIGNAACEPEVTALVDVLNQMGANITGAGTPEITIQGVPSLNPVSVSIIPDRIETGTFMVAAALTKGDITITNAEPSHLKGQLDKLAQTGARIEVNGKVIRVVGGDTIKSVDVKTLPYPGFPTDMQAQFMVLMSVASGLSIITETIFENRFIHVSELKRMGADITISGNTAMVAGAPKLSGAPVMASDLRASASLVLAGLVADGTTEISRVYHLDRGYENLEEKFERLGASIRRVTP comes from the coding sequence ATGGACCGAATCATCGTCGAAGGGGGCCGGCGCCTTACCGGTACCGTTGAAATCAGCGGCGCCAAGAACGCGGCCCTGCCCATCCTGGCATCTTCCCTTCTTACCAACGGAACGTGCACCTATACCAATGTGCCGGACCTGCGGGACATTCAAAGCATCAAGGAGCTGCTGACCCACCTGGGCGCCAAAATAGAGTGCCAGGGAACCACGGTCCAGGTCGATGCCAGTGGCGTCAACAACCACGAGGCCCCTTACGAACTGGTGCGAAAGATGCGGGCCTCCATCCTGGTGCTCTGCCCCCTGGTGGCCCGGCTGGGCCGGGCACGGGTGTCACTTCCAGGCGGGTGCGCCATTGGCGAACGACCCATTGACTTTCACTTAAAGGGCCTTGAGGCCATGGGTGCCGACATTGCGCTTGAACACGGCTATGTCAATGCCTCGGCCCCGAAACTGACCGGCGGATCGATCTATTTTGACGTGCCATCGGTCACGGGAACGGAAAACCTGCTCATGGCCGCGGCTCTGGCCGATGGCACCACCCGCATCGGCAACGCGGCCTGCGAGCCGGAAGTAACGGCCCTGGTCGATGTCTTAAATCAAATGGGCGCGAACATCACCGGCGCCGGCACACCGGAAATCACCATTCAAGGGGTCCCTTCCCTGAACCCGGTGTCGGTTTCCATTATTCCCGACCGCATTGAAACCGGCACCTTCATGGTGGCCGCGGCCCTGACAAAGGGTGACATTACCATCACCAACGCCGAGCCCTCCCACCTGAAGGGCCAGCTTGACAAGCTGGCCCAGACCGGCGCCCGCATCGAGGTCAACGGCAAGGTCATTCGGGTGGTCGGCGGTGACACCATCAAAAGCGTGGATGTGAAAACCCTGCCCTACCCCGGCTTTCCCACGGACATGCAGGCCCAGTTCATGGTGCTGATGTCCGTGGCCAGCGGGCTTTCCATAATTACGGAGACTATTTTTGAAAACCGGTTTATCCATGTCAGCGAACTCAAGCGCATGGGCGCGGACATCACCATATCCGGAAATACCGCCATGGTTGCCGGCGCGCCCAAACTCTCCGGTGCCCCGGTGATGGCCTCGGACCTGCGGGCCAGTGCCTCCCTGGTGCTGGCCGGCCTGGTGGCTGACGGCACCACCGAAATCAGCCGTGTCTATCACCTGGACCGGGGATATGAAAACCTGGAGGAAAAGTTTGAACGCCTGGGCGCCTCCATCCGGCGCGTGACGCCGTGA
- a CDS encoding amidohydrolase family protein → MRKNRGVPALLPIFLFGPERVLFGSDWLFGNPEPMIKIVKAACRSDAGLARRVFYDNAAQLLGL, encoded by the coding sequence TTGAGAAAAAATAGGGGCGTCCCCGCGCTTTTGCCCATATTCTTGTTCGGGCCGGAGCGCGTGCTGTTCGGGTCGGACTGGCTTTTCGGCAACCCGGAACCCATGATTAAAATCGTCAAGGCCGCCTGCCGGTCCGATGCCGGCCTGGCCCGGCGGGTCTTTTATGATAACGCGGCGCAGTTATTGGGACTTTGA
- the qrcD gene encoding menaquinone reductase integral membrane subunit QrcD: MDSALIPQGVRRCPLPVFLIGVAVVGAVLLWGVYAMLLCWLKGLNQTNMNDYYGFALWIWADLAVIALGGGAFFTGFLRYIVGKDELKNIINFAVVIGFICYSSALLILAIDIGQPLRGWFIFWHANVHSMLTEVAFCLSCYFAVLTIEFIPLILENRQLAKVRFFHHLGHNMHEIMAVFAATGAFLSFFHQGSLGGVAGVLFGRPFGFREHVLVWPTTFFLFTWSAAACGPCFTILVTKITEAVTRKKLVGDAAIHTLAKISGWMITTYVIAKIIDTVYWAAVTAPEHAGQALGAFYANWFYGYWMLIAEVIVGGLIPGLMLLSPRVRSNGKLLVAAAVLACVGVSINRWVMVLQVMAVPVMPFDQWVLYFPSWQEIATTILPVAYGILLISLAYRYLPVFPQEKELNS, translated from the coding sequence ATGGATTCTGCACTCATTCCTCAAGGGGTCAGGCGTTGTCCGCTGCCGGTATTCCTTATCGGCGTCGCGGTGGTGGGCGCGGTGCTGCTGTGGGGCGTTTACGCCATGCTGCTGTGCTGGCTCAAAGGCCTCAACCAGACCAACATGAACGATTACTACGGATTCGCCCTGTGGATATGGGCCGACCTGGCGGTGATCGCCCTGGGCGGCGGCGCCTTTTTCACGGGTTTTCTGCGTTACATCGTGGGAAAGGATGAGCTGAAAAACATCATCAACTTCGCCGTTGTCATCGGGTTTATCTGCTACAGCTCGGCGCTGCTGATTCTGGCCATCGATATCGGCCAGCCCCTGCGGGGATGGTTCATCTTCTGGCACGCCAACGTTCACTCCATGCTCACCGAGGTGGCCTTCTGTCTGTCGTGCTACTTTGCCGTGCTGACCATCGAGTTTATTCCCCTGATCCTGGAGAACCGGCAGCTGGCCAAGGTGCGCTTCTTCCATCACCTGGGCCACAACATGCACGAAATCATGGCCGTGTTTGCCGCCACCGGCGCTTTTCTGTCCTTCTTTCACCAGGGATCCCTGGGCGGCGTGGCCGGTGTTCTGTTCGGCCGGCCCTTCGGCTTCCGGGAGCATGTACTGGTATGGCCCACCACCTTCTTTCTGTTCACCTGGTCGGCAGCGGCCTGCGGCCCCTGCTTCACCATCCTGGTCACCAAGATCACCGAGGCCGTCACCAGGAAAAAACTGGTGGGCGACGCGGCCATTCACACCCTGGCCAAGATATCCGGATGGATGATCACCACCTACGTGATCGCCAAGATCATCGACACCGTCTACTGGGCCGCGGTCACCGCACCCGAGCACGCCGGCCAGGCCCTGGGCGCCTTCTACGCCAACTGGTTTTACGGCTACTGGATGCTGATCGCCGAGGTGATCGTGGGCGGCCTGATTCCCGGGCTGATGCTGCTGTCCCCCAGGGTGCGAAGCAACGGCAAGCTGCTGGTTGCCGCCGCGGTGCTGGCCTGCGTGGGTGTTTCCATCAACCGGTGGGTCATGGTGCTTCAGGTCATGGCGGTTCCGGTAATGCCCTTTGACCAGTGGGTGCTCTACTTTCCCAGCTGGCAGGAGATCGCCACCACCATTCTGCCGGTGGCCTACGGCATTCTGCTGATCTCTCTTGCCTATCGTTACCTGCCGGTGTTCCCGCAGGAAAAGGAGTTAAACAGCTAA
- a CDS encoding DUF169 domain-containing protein, producing the protein MKTSLEKYREYGRRIEDLIRPATFPLAVKIVRPEDEIAPEYKRPFRDLGVQNFVCQNFKMARTYGWTIAVTGADINCKLARALYGWDTLTDQEREWAEDFSVGLYSKDRETAGKFGRHLYALDEPFAGLIISPLTRTKIVPDTVLVYCLPAQAMRFVQGYLFMEGGVLEFAAAGRVGSCHEGVTKVLKTGRPQYVTLGNGDRVWGGAHDHEVMFACPAEKLDVLMEGLETTHAAGLRYPIPQYMNYAPGFQASFEKAAVQRAGGTIEKK; encoded by the coding sequence ATGAAAACATCACTGGAAAAGTACAGGGAGTATGGCCGGCGGATCGAAGATCTGATCCGGCCGGCGACCTTTCCCCTGGCGGTAAAAATTGTCCGGCCGGAAGATGAAATCGCGCCCGAATACAAACGTCCCTTCAGGGACCTGGGTGTGCAGAATTTTGTATGCCAGAATTTTAAGATGGCGCGTACCTATGGGTGGACCATTGCCGTTACCGGGGCGGACATCAACTGCAAGCTGGCCCGGGCGCTGTACGGGTGGGACACGCTTACGGACCAGGAGCGGGAGTGGGCCGAGGATTTCAGCGTGGGGCTTTATTCAAAGGACCGGGAAACGGCCGGAAAGTTCGGCCGTCATCTTTACGCGCTGGACGAACCCTTCGCGGGTTTGATTATCTCGCCTTTGACACGGACAAAGATCGTTCCGGATACCGTGCTGGTATACTGCCTGCCGGCCCAGGCCATGCGGTTTGTCCAGGGCTACCTTTTCATGGAGGGGGGTGTTCTGGAGTTTGCCGCCGCCGGAAGGGTGGGCTCCTGCCATGAGGGGGTGACCAAGGTCCTGAAAACCGGCAGGCCCCAGTATGTCACGCTGGGTAACGGCGACCGCGTCTGGGGCGGTGCCCACGACCACGAGGTGATGTTTGCCTGCCCGGCGGAAAAACTGGATGTCCTGATGGAAGGGCTGGAAACAACCCATGCGGCGGGCCTGCGCTATCCCATCCCGCAGTACATGAACTACGCGCCGGGGTTCCAGGCGTCGTTTGAAAAGGCCGCCGTGCAGCGGGCCGGCGGCACCATTGAGAAAAAATAG
- the qrcC gene encoding menaquinone reductase iron-sulfur cluster-binding subunit QrcC: protein MKHNQQGTPRKYGMVIDLDKCTGCGSCMVACMSENNVPFKKDETDKLKSITWMRVYKLTNGKPFPDTEVCYLPRPCMHCEGDHGHSPCVSVCPATATDYDHTSGIVSQIYTRCFGCRYCMAACPYHARYFNWFDPIWPDGMKEALSPNVSVRMRGVVEKCSFCYHRYQLAMEKAYVEERDTLEEEEYQTACTQACPSGAIIFGDLNNPDHAVHQIVQPDPAHHGRPKNPNAFRLLERLGTNPKVYYMSSREWVRKSGDNYLATEKPGAPESH from the coding sequence ATGAAACACAATCAGCAGGGAACACCCAGAAAGTACGGCATGGTCATTGACCTGGACAAGTGCACGGGCTGCGGCTCGTGCATGGTGGCGTGCATGTCCGAAAACAACGTGCCGTTCAAGAAGGACGAAACCGACAAGCTCAAAAGCATCACCTGGATGCGGGTCTACAAGCTGACCAACGGCAAGCCGTTTCCCGACACGGAAGTGTGCTACCTTCCCCGGCCCTGTATGCACTGTGAAGGGGACCACGGCCATTCGCCCTGCGTCTCCGTGTGCCCGGCCACGGCCACCGATTACGATCATACATCGGGTATTGTCAGCCAGATCTACACCCGGTGCTTCGGCTGCCGGTACTGCATGGCCGCGTGTCCCTACCATGCGCGGTACTTCAACTGGTTTGACCCGATCTGGCCCGATGGCATGAAGGAGGCTTTGAGCCCCAACGTGTCGGTGCGCATGCGGGGCGTGGTGGAAAAGTGCAGCTTCTGCTACCACCGCTACCAGCTGGCCATGGAAAAGGCCTATGTGGAAGAGCGGGACACTCTGGAAGAAGAGGAGTACCAGACCGCCTGCACCCAGGCCTGCCCGTCCGGCGCCATCATCTTCGGCGACCTGAACAATCCGGACCATGCCGTGCACCAGATCGTGCAGCCGGACCCGGCCCACCACGGGCGGCCGAAAAACCCCAACGCCTTCCGGCTGCTGGAACGCCTGGGCACCAATCCCAAGGTGTACTACATGTCCAGCCGGGAATGGGTCCGCAAGAGCGGCGACAACTACCTGGCAACAGAAAAGCCCGGGGCACCGGAAAGCCATTAG
- a CDS encoding YitT family protein, with product MSSKKNTREFVYRPPYNLFLITVGAALFSFGVQTVVSPQMFITGGVYGTGLLIYYTAGTLSPGLWFFLLNIPLFVVSWFFVSRRFFFYSLYAMILVSLFSICIEGDLKIQNQVYAAIAGGVLCGAGGGMVLRSLGSGGGLDVVAIILNQRFNIGIGRFYMAFNSLLLFAFFLIQRNIDLFIASLIVVFVSATMVDYMLALFNARKLVLVISDKNPAIARRLQEDLRQGATIIKARGGFSGKDKEVLMVITNNIVLKRLEELVFTVDPHALFVVENTFNVIGSTFGKRKIY from the coding sequence ATGAGCAGCAAAAAAAACACCCGCGAATTTGTTTATAGACCGCCTTACAACCTGTTTCTGATCACCGTCGGGGCGGCCCTCTTCTCCTTTGGCGTCCAGACCGTGGTCTCTCCCCAGATGTTTATCACCGGCGGCGTTTACGGCACCGGCCTGCTGATCTACTACACCGCCGGAACCCTCAGCCCGGGCCTGTGGTTTTTCCTGCTTAACATTCCGCTGTTCGTGGTGAGCTGGTTTTTTGTCAGCCGGCGGTTCTTTTTCTACAGCCTCTACGCCATGATCCTGGTTTCACTTTTTTCCATCTGCATCGAAGGAGACCTGAAAATTCAGAACCAGGTCTATGCCGCCATTGCCGGTGGCGTGCTGTGCGGCGCCGGCGGCGGCATGGTGCTGCGGTCCCTGGGCTCGGGCGGGGGGCTGGACGTGGTGGCCATTATTTTAAACCAGCGGTTCAACATCGGCATCGGCCGGTTTTACATGGCCTTCAACAGCCTGCTGCTGTTTGCCTTTTTCCTGATCCAGCGGAACATCGACCTGTTTATCGCCTCCCTGATCGTGGTCTTTGTTTCAGCCACCATGGTGGACTACATGCTGGCCCTTTTTAACGCCCGTAAGCTGGTGCTGGTCATCAGCGACAAAAACCCCGCCATTGCCAGGCGTCTGCAGGAAGACCTTCGCCAGGGCGCCACCATTATAAAGGCAAGGGGTGGTTTTTCCGGCAAAGACAAGGAGGTGCTGATGGTGATCACCAACAACATCGTTCTCAAACGCCTGGAGGAGCTGGTTTTTACGGTTGACCCGCACGCCCTGTTTGTGGTGGAAAATACCTTCAATGTCATCGGGTCAACCTTTGGGAAGCGAAAAATATACTGA
- a CDS encoding TVP38/TMEM64 family protein, translating to MKSRISKVMIGLVIAGLVAVFFGFDLGQYLSFDFLKSRQSALATFYAEHRLMTMAIYMAVYILVAALSLPGAAVMTLAGGAIFGFWIGLVLVSFASSIGATLAFLAARFLLKDYVQNRFGSRLKTVNHGIEKDGAFYLFTLRLVPVFPFFVINLVMGLTPIRTGVFYAVSQVGMLAGTAVYVNAGTQLGQIDSLSGILSPGLIFSFVLLGIFPFIAKKTATLIQARKALVK from the coding sequence ATGAAATCCAGGATTTCCAAAGTCATGATCGGGCTGGTGATCGCCGGACTGGTGGCTGTTTTTTTCGGATTTGACCTCGGACAGTACCTGAGTTTTGATTTTCTCAAATCCCGTCAATCCGCCCTGGCGACCTTTTACGCGGAGCACCGGCTGATGACCATGGCGATCTATATGGCCGTTTATATTCTTGTGGCGGCGTTGTCGCTTCCCGGCGCGGCGGTCATGACCCTGGCCGGCGGAGCGATTTTCGGGTTCTGGATCGGTCTTGTCCTGGTCTCTTTTGCCAGTTCCATCGGCGCGACCCTGGCGTTTCTGGCGGCCCGGTTTTTGCTGAAGGATTATGTGCAAAACAGGTTCGGCAGCCGGCTGAAAACCGTGAACCACGGCATTGAAAAAGACGGTGCCTTCTATCTGTTCACACTGCGCCTGGTTCCGGTTTTTCCGTTTTTTGTGATTAATCTGGTGATGGGACTTACGCCCATCCGGACCGGAGTGTTTTATGCCGTCAGCCAGGTGGGCATGCTGGCCGGTACCGCGGTTTATGTAAACGCCGGCACACAACTGGGGCAGATCGATTCGTTGTCCGGAATCCTGTCACCCGGCCTTATTTTTTCTTTTGTGCTGCTGGGCATTTTCCCGTTTATTGCGAAAAAAACAGCCACCCTGATTCAGGCAAGAAAAGCACTGGTCAAATGA